The Gossypium hirsutum isolate 1008001.06 chromosome D02, Gossypium_hirsutum_v2.1, whole genome shotgun sequence region ttttgaaaatatcaAGAGTATAAttacaatttgaataattaattttaaaatttatcaaatgtatatatatcgttatgtttataattttaaagttgatagttttatatattaaataaaaggaataaatctcgaaattatacataaactttgatataatatacaattatacatatgaactttaatttgatacaattatatacgtgaaattttaattgttatacttaaaactttaattttgatttaatcatacacatttaaaataaatacatcaatttatttttatattaaacaaatataattatttatgtctgCAATATATAAACTGTTGACACCAATTTTTGATAAAAACAGGGTcgacttgaaatttgaaaaaaagggaGTCCCCATCAATcattttttataaggtgtgatcggatcaccttgaaatatggttgtttttaaataaacgatttgattttattaaaacaacgattttggtccacgaaattcagaaaaagggttcgggagtcggttaagcacgaggaaggattagcacactCAAtgtgcccaaaaattggtacctagttgattagttaatgtcttaatgtcgaagtttgaaaactttgaagaattttaaaaaaattgatcttTAAAGAAAACTCGACTAATCATGGATCGaaatttaagaggatatttggctatttggtcgaacgagaaattgaaacccagcacattagggcatgttctcttgaatttccaaacgcaaGTATTGCCTCACTTTGAAATTTCGAAAGGATATTCGGCTATtcggtcaaacgagaaatcgaaacccagtacgttagggcacgttcTCTTGAAATtacaaacgcgaaatattgccttactttgaaagtttaaaaggatatttgactatttggtcgaacgataaatcgaaacccaacacgctAGGGCACGTATTCTCGATTTTCTAAACGCGAATATTGTCTTATTTTGTCTTATTTGGAaagtttaaaaggatatttggctatttggtcgaacgagaaatcgaaacccaacacattagggcacgtattctcgattttccaaacgcgaaatattgccttatttggaaagtttaaaaggatatttggctatttagtcgaacgagaaatcgaaacccaacacgttagggcacgttttctcgatttttcgAACTCAAAATAttgctttatttagaaaaatcttccttttgatgtttggtgttaataagcatgacaaaacaataacgaatatgACAAGGTAAGCATAGTAATGTGAGTAACAACAATATAATAGGCAAAAAGAAATGAcaaggcgattacataaacaaagcaaatgaataaataaatagaactaaaacATTTTAGAAAAGTAAaagtgtacatgaataaataaataaacaccaaataacaatgatggcaataaatgaaataaataaaattatgtaaaaaatatgtatgaatgtataattttaagttatgaaaataagtaatatatttaCATGTGTAGATAGTTTTTATAAAAATgcgtatatacatataaattaaaaaatgtcaatattataaaacatataggtgcatgtacatattttttagaatgataaaacaaaaaaatctacATATTTAGAATTGACAAAATATGTGCGTCGGTTATGAGAACATACGTATgcatgtatattttaaaattataaaatataaatacatatgtatatacatttatatatgaaaataagaaatgcatataaattatagagtataaaaatatatataaatatgtgtatatattaataaaaaaaatctgtaagtataatataaaataaaaaatgtaagtaTGTTCATATGTACATTATAAAATGTATATAGGTATACTTATTTTTTAAGATTATAAAGTATATGCAAAAaggaatatatgtatatatatatatatataaatatataggagttataaaatataaaacacatGTGTACGTACaaatatataacataaaatatgtGCATATGTATACTATAAAaatgtgtatatacatgtataatcaAAATCTTAAATAAAGATGTAAATAAACAGACaaataactaaataaacaaataaagaatTAAGAGAAAGGGCTTAATTGCAACCTAAATTAAATTAGCAGGATAGATTCGAATAAAAAAGGATAAATAAAGGGGCCAATTTCAAATTCGCAAAATAAAGAAGGGATTAATCGGGAAAATATCCCATTACCCTCCTGTGCTGCGCCGATTACACTATGTTGCAAAAGCGGAGGGGCTGGACATGAAATTAGCCCCTATCAACAAAGCATGCGGATCCTGGCTATTGGGTCGGGTCGCGCGCGGATCCTGAAGAGggctaaacggcgccgtttcataTTTCTTTAAAAGCCAGACTTATTTTTAGGTTTCATTTTCTTCAAAGAACaacacaaaaaaagaagaaatgggGTTCCTTTTCTCTGCTAGGGTTCGAAACCCAGCATGGGAACCCCGCCGCCATCCGCCGTTCTTCCCTCGCAACGCCACCGAGGATGACGGCCAGCGTCATGCAGAACAAAGGGCTTCTGCCCTTTACCACCGAAATAGgcgagaagaaaatgaaaaaaagaaaaagaagccgtCCTCGTCCCTCGTTTCAACTCGTCTCCGACGACAGAGATCAGGGCTCCGGCGAAGAGACCGTGGCGCTCAGGTAAGTTTTgggtttttgttgtttttatttcagtaaaataagaaaaaataaaaaaacaataactaaataaaaaacaaaatgaatGTTAGATCTAAGACAGAAAACGCAATATCACCTTAAGaa contains the following coding sequences:
- the LOC107934813 gene encoding uncharacterized protein, which produces MGFLFSARVRNPAWEPRRHPPFFPRNATEDDGQRHAEQRASALYHRNRREENEKKKKKPSSSLVSTRLRRQRSGLRRRDRGAQARRLVIGEQRRGAGEGLQTCGAIGFASVLNGVYFGLGFLHFLGLGILFSDLGHIRPASMDCGLLFILFYLALGPTNLGFYVNI